A segment of the Sulfurovum indicum genome:
TAATCAATATCCGCGGAGAAGGGTATATGCTTGAAGCGTTATGAAAAAGAGTCACTGTTAAAAAACTTCTCTGTTTTTTTCTTTATGTTGGAAATATTGTTGATACTTCTTTTTATCGAGTTGTACCATACAGAAAAAAGAGAATACAGGCAGACTCTGTTTCAAACTATGCAAGTGTGCAGTTATACTTTGGAGTGTGAAGATTTTAGTTTTGATTTTGTCTCTAAAGATAAAGGAAAGGCCAATACGCTGTACGGAACAGATGAGCTGTACAGTTACTTCAGCATACCGAAATCTGACAAGTTTTATATTAAGATTGCCTACCCGTCCGCATCTCTGAAAAAAGATATGCAGAAGATCGTATCTGATCTTCTGCTAAAATTCATTTTGGCGACACTGCTGCTTTTGGGGACAGCACTTTTTTTTACTTTTTACAGTCTGAGACCGATCAGAAAAGCATTGCAACTGAATGACGAGTTCGTTAAAGATATTTTGCATGACTTCAATACGCCTATTACTTCCATGGTGCTTAATCTTAAAATGTTCAGAGCAGAACACGGAGAGAATCTTTTTGCCAAAAGGATCTCTCACAGTATCGATACACTGCTTTTTTTGCAGAATAACCTCAAAAGTTTTCTTTTTCATACCCCTTCGCAGAAGAGAGAAATAGATATTGCCGCTTTTGCCAAAGAGCGTATGGATCTGACGGCAAATGCCTATCCAAAGATCATTTTCTCTTTTTCCCAGGAGAATACGCTTGTCAAAATAACACATCCTGAGCTGCTGGCACGTATTTTTGACAATCTCTTAAGCAATGCGGCAAAGTACAACAAAAGCAATGGAAGTGTCAGTGTAAGCGTAAAGAGAACAAAAGTCTTTATTGAAGATACCGGAAAAGGTATTGAAAATGTGGATAAAGTGATGCAACGCTACTATAAGGAACAGGAGCGTGGGATGGGACTGGGTCTGCATATTGTGAAAAAGCTGGTCTCGGAACTTGAGATAGAGATGCAGATGCGCTCTCAAAAGGGTAAGGGTACAACAATAGAACTGGATTTTAAAAATCTTCCGGAGAAGTATGAATGAAAGTGGTGCTGATCACTTTTTTTATACTGCTGCATAGTGTGTTGATCCAGGCGGAGAATATTGATATGCAGATAGAAGCCATACAGAAGGCACCGGTGGCAGAGCGTTTTAAATTGATGAACGCACTGAAAAAGCGTCTGGTCAAGATGAAAGAGAAGGAACGGCTTAAAGCACTTTCAAAACTGCGACTGAGCACGAAGAGCAAACATGCAAAAAAGGTCATCGACAAGGTGGAAAAGGATACAAAACGTATTTTCAAACAGCATTTGGAGAATGAAATGGAGAGTCATATAGAAAATGAAGTAGAGAATCAGGTTCAGGGGTATAATGAAGATCATGAAGGAGGCGATGATGATTAAACCGTTTTATGTACTCCTGTTATTAACAGGAGGATTGTGTGCTAAAGAGATTTCCGATAAGGATTTTGATGGTGTACCGGACAGTTTGGATGAGTGTCCGAATACCCCTTTTCTTAATCAGGTGGATGCCAAAGGCTGTACTACGGTCGAGCTCCGTCTTCCTGATGAGACAGACTTTGACAGTTTGACTGTGACACTGACAAACGGCTATGAGAACAATGATGATATGCCAAGCAGGAATAAACAGTACCGAACCAAAATACAGATCAACTATTACCATAATGACTGGGGTTATTCCCTCCGTACTTCCTACTGCACAGAGGAAGAGAATATGGATCTCGGGGATACGACACTAAAGGTGAGAAAACGTTTCAGACTGAGTCCGGAACTTCGTCTGAATCTTGGTGCAGGTGTCAAGCTGCCGACGTATAGCTTTACAGGAAACAGAACAGATTATAAACTCTACAGTTCTCTCTATTACTATCCCTCAGAAGGGCTTTCTCTTTTTGGAGGATTGAACTATACATTTATCCGGGATGAAGAGCTCATGGGAGAATTGCAGAACAGAAGCAGTCTCTTTGTTGGAACAGGGTATTTCTTTACGCAACGCCTGTATGCCAACTTTAGCTATGCTTATGAAGAGAGTAAATACAGGGATGAACATGCAGAGCATTCTCTCTCCGGAACACTCTTTTATCAGGTGACAGATAAATGGTTTGCTACACTTTACTATAAACAGGATATCCTGGATGAGGATCTGCATGATGAACTCTATTTTGGTATAGGTTACAAGTTTTGGTAGGTTTTCAGAAAATAGATGAGAGGTATGAAGAGAAGGCAAAGTTCACTTTGCCTTCATGGTAGAGAGAGGAGTATCAGTCACCATTTGGTCCGTTGTGACAGTCATAACAGCTTACTTTATGTCCTTTTGCAAAGTTTTTCTGTCCCCACTCGGTAGAGAATGAACGGTCGGTCCATGCAGCGGAGAGTACAGAACCTTTATAGTCCTGACCATGGCATACTGTACATTGTGCAGTATTGTTCTCTGCGGCACCTTCATGGCCTTCGACCCAGCTCTGGCCTACAGGGTGCATACCGTGCGGGCCGCCTGTAACAGTCTTGGGTACACTGTTGTGACACGCACTGCACTCACCGATCGTTCCGGCATGGCCCTGGATCTGATCACTCAGGATATTATCCGCATTGTGTGCAGGATAAATGGCATGTGTCGCTCCATGGCAGGCTTCACACTGCAGGCTGCCATGTCCTTTGCTGAAACGGTAAAGGCTAAGACCTGCTGCCGGTGTATCGATATTTGTCGCGAATTTTGTATCGATGACATTTCTGAGTGTATTGGTCGCAGGGTCGATAGCTGAGAGTTCTCTTTTCCCGTCATGGTGGCAGGCTTGACAGTTTGGTTCATGGAGCCATCCTTCCCTGTTGGTACTTCCTACTGCCGACATATTACCGTGGCAGCTTTGACACTGCATAGTATTATTGCCACTGGTATCCTTTGCATCTCCCATGGCGCCTCTTAGACATTTGGTTTCAGCACCCGGGTGACAGGTATAGCAGGCATTTCGGTTATTGATGTCATCCAGAGGCAGTCCGTTAAGCGGATCGATCACTGCAGCATGTTTGCCGTGTATGGATGCAGTGAAAGCTTTTATATTGTTGACCCCGGTATTTGGAAGAGCATTACTTCTGTGACATGCAGCACAAAGAATGGCTGTTCCGCCATTGGCTGTTGCTTCAAGTCCTTGCGGATCATAGGTGTATCCTTTTGCCTGAAGTGCAGCAGTATTGTCTGTTACGGCAGAAGGGTGCTTCTCATCATGCAGACGCAGAATATTGAACTTGTAGTCTTTTTCAGGGTCAGCATTGTTCACCCAGCCGGCATTTGGTTTTGCATCATTGCTTGGTGCATTACTCTGGTGGCAGCGTTTACAGTCCATCTCGTCACTGACCGGCAGAACAGTAGTTGCCTCTGCAAGAATATTCCCCTGGCTGTCTTTTGCAACGACTTTGACAAGCGGATAGTAGTTCTTGCTTCCGTCATCATTGTACGGGGTAATAGGAATACCTTCTGCTTCCCACCATTGGTGCACAGTATTGAAGGTCAGCTGCTGAGGTGTTTTGCTTGGTGTTTTGACACCGGTAAGCCCGGTATCCTGTGCCAGAACAACACCAAAAAGCTGTTTGCTGTGATCCCAGAAATTTGTTTTGTCCGTACTTGAAGTATTCCATTTGCCATCGGTACCCTGTTCTGCTTCATAGGTGAGAATGATTCCTGAAGTGACAAGGTCTCCGTTTTTGTCTTTGATCTGGGCATGCAGATTATTGTAGGGAGGCAGTACAGAGAATACGGAAAAGTCGTTTCCATCCATACAGTGCATGCCCAGGTCATTCCATGCAGTCAGTACATAGCTGAAACCGGAAGAAGAATTACTGGTCTCCTGCACATCAGTGCTCCCCCCTCCTCCGCATGCCATAAAAACAGGTGCACTCAGCAGCAGTAACCATAGATTTTTTTGTTTCATTTTTCGCCCCTTGTAATTATAAGTATTTCAAATTCTAACAAAAGAAGTGTTAGCGGTTTATGTCCGGAGTCAGAGTGATATTTGAGGCTGGAAATATGGTTGGGTATCTCATATTCGGCTTTTTCTGGCACGATATAGGTTTTTTGTGTTAACATTTGGAAGAACTGTTTTATTGTTCGAAAGAGTGCAGTTCATATTCAATTCATAAGAATTGGCTACTCTGTTACTCTGATTTTCAAAGGAATACAACAATGAAAAGAATTTTTTTGCTAAATGTATTAGCCTTTTCACTTTTTTCAATAAGTGTCCGGGCTGATACATTTGCACTGGATGAGCTTATACGGTACGGCTTAAAGCATAGTACAGCAGTAAAACAGAGCAAAGCGAAAATGGAGCTGGCTCAGGCACAACGTAAGGAGAGCAGATCGGCCCGATTTGGGAATATCGATCTGGTTGGGAGCTATACACACTATAACCTGCCAAGAACACTTGCACCGCTTACACCTGCGAGTATCTTAACGGATCCTACTGCTGTGCCCACAACAACCAATCTTTTTGGAACAGGAGTTATGTATTCTGTCCCTCTCTTTACCGGTTTTGCCCAGACCAGGCAGGTAGAGATGGATGCTATTGCCATGGAGCTGTCAAAAAGCAGACTCTCTTTGACAAAAGAGCAGCTTGCATACAATATAGCATCTCTTTACCTCTCTATTCTTGCGCTGCAGGATATGTCCTATGCACAGCAAAAACATGTTGAAGTATTGAAAAAACTGAGAAATACCATCAAACACGAGGTTGATCTTGGTAAAAAGGCCCAGATCGATCTGTTGAAGGCGGAAAAAGATCTGTATGGAAACCTTTCATATCTGGAGGTACTCAAAGGTAATGTTGCGATAACAAAAGCTTCTTTGGCAAGTCTTGCCGGTTTGGATGATCTTGGAGAGATAGAACCGGTAAGGATTTCAGTGACAAAGCCGAACTATTCACTAAACAGGCTGCTTGGTGAAGCCGCTTCTTTAGATAAAGTGCATATTGCCGAACTGAATATCCAGAAAGCTGACACAGGTGTGAAGAAGAGTAAAGCAGGTCGTTATCCCCAGGTTTCATTCAACTCCTACTACGGATATAATTACGGTGAAAATGACAGCTCCAATAAATACCCCGGAGAGTTTAACTACGAAAAGAACTGGCAGATCGGAGTGAATGCCAAATGGACACTTTTTGATTTCGGAAAAAGCGATGCAGCTACGCAAAAAGCAAAGATAGCAAAAATGCAGGCGACTTTAGAGAAGCAGCAGGTACTGCTGGATCTTCGAAAATCACTGGTGGAAGCCTATGAGAAGATAAAGCAGGCTTATGCAAATTACAGAGGCAACAACAGGCAGTATATATTGGCCAAAAAAAGTGAGAAGATAGAGCGTGTACGTTACAGGAACGGTGTCTCAACGATCAATGATCTTCTTTATGCCATAAGCCAGACACAACTTGCAAAAGCAAAACTGATCGAGAGTCAGTACAATTACCAAAAAGGAAAGTTCTATATGGATTATCTGCTGGAGAGAGGCGTTAAGCCGAACGACACTTACCAAAGGTAAGCTTTAGTGAGATGAATTGCAAAGGGGCTTTGCTCCTTGGCAAGAAGAGAGGATAGAGAGGCGTTAAGCCGAACGACACTTACCAAAGGTAAGCTTTAGTGAGATGAATTGCAAAGGGGCTCTGCTCCTTGGCAGGAAAAAACAATGAAAAAAGAGGGGTCAAGCAATGTCAAAAAAAAGAATTATCATCATCATATTTGTGATCTTGGCAGCAGTACTGCTGATCAAGGGGAAAGGATTACTGGAGAAGAGACGGGCTGCGATTGAACATGAGGCACTTCCCTCTACATCTATGTTGAATGTTACGTTGGTAAAAGCGGAACAGGACAGTTTGCAGAACAGGGTGACTTTTCTGGCACAGGTTCTTTCGGACAAGAGTATCACCCTTTCGACCAAACTGGCCGGATTTGTCGAAAAGATTTTTGTAGAGGAGTCCCAAAAGGTACACAAAGGAGATCTCCTGGTAAGTATAGATGCATTTGAAGTACGTTCAAATATAGATACACAAAAGAGTGTATTGAAGGCACAGGAGAGTGATCTGGCACTGGCCAGGGGTATTTATGAACGCAATAAAAAGCTTTATGCCATCGGCGGACTCTCCAAAGAACAGCTTGCCTCCTCCAAAGTAGTATTGGAGTTGAAGGCTTCAGCAGTGGAGGGAACAAAACAGAAGATAGAACAGCTTCAGCATCAGCTCTCCTATCTGAAGATCGTTGCACCGTTTGATGGAGAGATCGATGCGGTATTGCTGCATGAGGGTGATTTGGCAGCAGCGGGGAAACCGATCTTGAAAATGAGTGATATGAAGAAGAAACTTGTTTTCTCCTACAGCCCGGGGAAAAAAGAGTGGATAAAAAAAGAGCAGGATGTCTTTTTGGATGGGGTCCGTGCCGGGTATGTCAGAACACTCTATACGACTGCACAGAATGGTTTGACTTCGGTTGAGGTGGCATTGAACCGGGAGATCACTGCACCGGTAGAGAGTTCCGTGACAATAGAGGTGTTGACTGATGAGAAAAAGGGGTGTACCCTTCCGGATAATACGCTGCTGCACAAAAAAGAGGGTATCTACGTGATGCTGTATGAACAAGGCAGATTCACGCCGTTGAAAGTCAATGTGGAGATGCAGGATAAAAACAGAGTCTTGATCTCTCCTTGTCCCAAGGAACCGGTAGCACAGGCTTCTGAAGTGAAGCTGGCACAGCTTCCCGGTTATGGTAGTGTAACTATCTCCGGAGTGAAGTAATGGAGAATAACAGTACAACCTGGGTAGAGAAGGTTCTGCGAAAGCCGCATGTGATCATCGCTTTTCTGGCACTTTTTGTGATGGCAGGGATCTTTGGATATAACAAGATCCATCGTAATCTTTTTCCAAACTCCAACTACCCTGAAGTAGCAGTGGTTATTGTAGAACCCGGTTCTTCAGCAAAAACGATAGCAAGCAATATTGCCGTACCGGTGGAAGAGGAGCTCTATGCTCTCGACCAGATCCGCCGCGCCTATTCTACTACAATCGATGAGGTCACGGTGATACGTGCAGAGTTCGAGTATACCAAAGATATTGATACGGCGGTCAACGATGTTACCAATGCTCTTTCAAAGGTCCGCTCAAAACTTCCCAAAGATATCCGTGAACCGCAGATTATCAAGATCACCGAAGCAACGGCACCGATACTTGTGGTAGCAATGTCTCCCAAAAAGGGCTCTTCTCTTTCACTTGAAGATATACGTGATCTGGCCGGTACGGAGATAAAACACAAACTTTTAAAGACCAAGGGAGTCGCCAATGTTGATATTTTCGGCGGTTATGAAAAAGAGCTGCAGATCATTATTGACAAGAACAGACTGGATACCCTGCATCTGAGTTTGGGTCAGGTCATTGCAACGATCCAGAAGAATGACAGCGAGTATGCTGTCGGATTTGTAAGTAATGAGGAGCATCGTTATTTGCTGAAGGCGCAGGGTAAACGGGAGAAGATTGATGCCCTGAGAAATCTTCCGATCACTCCGGAAGTGAAGCTTTCTGATGTAGCAGAGGTCTATTTTGGACATTATGAGAACAGTGCCGCCTATTTTGGTAACGGCAAAGAGGCGATCGCACTTTCTATTCAACGTTCAATTACCGCAGATGTGATCAAGACGATCGATAAAGTTGAAGCGATCATCACGGATTTTAGAGAGAAGTATCCGAATATTGATTTTGAAGTGAGCGATACCCAGAAAGAGACTATTGAACAGAGTACCATGAATATGTTCGAGTCACTGAGAGATGCAATCGTGATGTCGACCATTGTGGTTTTTCTGTTCCTTGCCAGTTTCCGTCAGATCCTGGTTGTCCTGGTGACCATTCCGCTGGTGTATGCTTCGACTATTGCACTGATGTGGCTGGTAGGTATCGATTTTAATGTCGTGACCCTGACAGCGATCATTCTGGCACTGGGACTCCTGTTGGATGATACCGTGGTGGTCATGGAGAATATAGAGCGGCATTACAGGGAGCTTGGGAAAAAGATTCATGCGGCAGTCTTTGACGGAACCAAAGAGATTATGTTTGCTGACTTCTCCGGAACGGTGACAACGATGATCGCACTCTCTCCGATGCTTTTTATCGGCGGGTATCCCCAGACGGTCTTTGCCCCGCTGGTCGGGACACTGCTTTTGGCGCTGATAGCCTCCTATATCATTTCAATTATTGCGGTACCGCTGCTTTCTCTGCATATTCTGGCAATACAGCATCCGCTGCTTTTGAAGGTGGAGAATGGTTTCCATAAAGTGATAGGAGGCGCCAATGACTATATTCAGAGTTTTTTTGCCAATATTGTACGCGCTATTACCGCTTCCAAAGTCTTGGGGTTTGCATCTCTCTTTGTTCTGATCGCACTCTTTGTGACATCGGTTAAGTTTGTGATGCCGACAGTTGGTCAGGAGTTGATGCCCCCTATGGATACAGGAGGAGTCAACATCAATATCACAACAGATGCAAACCTGCCCATAGAGAAGAGTGAAGCGCTTATGAAAAAGGTCAATAAGATCATCAAAGCACAGGGAGAACTGCTGCGAATTTCGGGAAGCATCGGCTCAGAGGCCGGAGTACTCAGTATTGGATCAGGGTCCGGAATAGACCATTTGCAGATCGTGGCAACTTATGTGGACAGACATCATAGAAAAGAGGATATCTGGCAGATTGCCAAAGCACTGAGAGAAGAGATCGCCAGGTTGGAAAATGTGAAATATCTTGAAGTTACACCGTATGGAGCGACTGCTCTGGCGAGTATCAGGGCAACGGTCGATGCCAAACTGAGTGCTTCGAATATAGAGCTGCTTCAGGATGCAGGTGCCAAAGTGAAAAATGCTTTGGCACATACAAAAGGGGTTGTCTCCGCTTCAACAACCTGGGATGCGGACAAAGTTGTCTATAACCTCAATATAGATGAGGCAGAGGCACTGCATTACGGGTTGAAGCGTTCAGATATTGTAACTCAGCTTCAGTTGGCACTGCGTGGTGCACCGGTGGCAAGTTTTGCCAAAACAAACAGTATGGACTATACTGTCAGAGTATGGTTGCCGAAAAAACAGATCAACCATTTTGAGACGATCATGCAGATGCTGATAGATACGAACAAAGGCAAGATCCCGCTCAGCAAGATTGCGACACTGACCTCAGACAGAGAGCCGAGTCTCATTACCAGAGAAGGGCTGCAGTATACACTCGAAGTGTATGGAGACAGAGAGAAAGCTGCTGTTTCACACATTATGGCAAGTTTTGAAGAGCAGCTGGCGGAGGTTAAACTTCCAAAAGGGGTGGAGTTGGAGCAGATAGGGGATATTAAACAGTTCAAGGCATCTGCAGAGCGTATGGTGGGGGCGATCATCACAGCGGTGATTCTCATCTTTTTGACACTTATTGTGATGTTCGGGAATTTCAAGATCTCATTGATGATCCTCTTTTCGATCCCATTGACGATCATTGGTGCATCCTGGACCATGCTTGCTGTTGACTACCATGTCTCTATGCCTGCGATGATGGGCTTTATGCTCCTCTCCGGGGTCATTGTGAATAATGCCATTTTGCTGATACACTTTGCACTGGAGCAGATCAATGCAGGTATCAATAAAAGAGATGCGATGCTCGAAGCGATCAAGATCCGTACCCGTCCGGTACTGATGACCGCTTTTGCCGTCTCCGTAGGTATGCTTCCTGTCGCACAGGGGGCTGCGATCGGGCTTGAACGTCTGGCACCGCTTGGTGCAGTCGCTATCGGAGGGTTGATAGTCGGGACATTCATGACGCTGGTATTTATCCCTGTAATGTTCATATGGACAGTCAAAGAACAGAGTGTCAGAGAAGATATGGCTGTATAGTTATATTGGAAAGATCAATATAGACTTTTTTAAAAAAATAGAGGATTGGCAGTTTTGGGAACAGGAGTATATATGAGGTTTTTTTTAGGGTTTCTTTTGCTGTTTGGTGTACAGGGTATCTTTGCCCAAAGTTTGACATTGAAAGAGGCTATAGCCAAAACTTTTGCAAACCATCCGGATATAAAAACGTTTATGCTGCGCATACAGCAGGCGGAGCAGGGGTACAATGCCGCCTATGCAGACTATCTGCCGCAGATCGATCTTTCAGCTGCCTATGCACCCGTACAAACCTTTTCTCTGCCGGTTAACGGCACTTTTCATACTGTTGATGACAGAAGCTGGAATGTTGGGGTAAGTCTGCGTCAGAAAGTATGGGATTTCAAAAAGACAAGTTCTCTGGTCGCTGCATCGAAGATCGATGAGGATATCTCTAAACTCTCTTTGAAAGAGGTTAAATCGCTGCTTGCCTATAAGGTCAAGACTCTTTATGCTCTTTTGGTTGTGCAGAAGGAGGCGGTTGCTGTCAGACGCAAAGACCTGGAGACCAAAAAGATTTTTTATGAACAGTCCAAAGCGTTGGTCAGACAGGGGCTCAAAAACCATGCCGATGCCAGCCGTTTTCTCTCTTCTGTCTATATTGCCGAAGATGCGCTTGCCGGTGCCAAGGCTGCGTATGAAAAGGCGAAAACCTCTCTTTCCCTCTATATGGGGGTTCCGCTTCCAAAGCGTTTGAGTCTGCAGTCAGGTGTCGTCAAAAAAGGAGCAGGGATTGGAAAGAGTGTGGAACGGGAAGTAGTTGCAAACAATTACAAACTGAGAATGAATGACCGCACAGTAGAGAAGAACAGGATGCTGCAGCGTGCAAGTGAAGCGGCACATTTTGGATCAATTGATCTTGTTGTATCACATAGCAGGGTTGATACTCTCAACGCATACAATACCGAATATATCGGTGTCAGCTACAATCTGCCGCTCTATCACGGCGGCAGGTTGAATGCACAGGAGCAGCAGGCGAAGATAGGCTACCAGATTGCGCAGGAGCAGCGTGCGTCCGAAGCGCTTGCTCTAAAAGAGGAGCTGCGGTCACTGATCATAGATATCAGACGGTTTGAAAAGACGATCAAAGCCAAAAAAGCACAGCTTCTCTCTGCCAGAGAGACCCAGAAAGTAATTAAAGCGCGTTACAAGGAGGGGCTGGCAACCTATATTGAAGTACTTGACAGTACCTCTGTAGTACTTAATGCGGAACTGGGAGTTCTTGAGGCTTACTATTCCCAAAGTCTCGCATTGGACAGAATTGAATATTTAAAAGGAAAGATCTGATGCATAGATATGTCAAGAATGGGCTGATTATCCTTGCCGTTTCGGCAGGTACAGTACTTTTTTATAACAAGGTGTATATTCCTAAAAGCACATATGAGAGAGTTGTTTCCTCCAAAGGAGACCTTGCTGTCGAGACATACGGCATCGGTAATGTAGGAGCCAAATATACCTACAGCATCACTGCCCAGACAGGAGGAAAGATCCTCTCTATCACTACGGATGAGGGCAGATGGGTCAAGAAAGACGATCTTCTTGTAACCATCGACAGTGTTGATGTACCGCAGATGCTCGAGGAGGCGGAGATTGCTGCAAAGAAAGCCGCTTCAGAGCTGGTGGCGACTCAAAAAGAGCTGCTGAGTCTGCAGGCGCAGAGAGAACTTGCACAGATCACTTATGTACGCTATGCCAAACTCAAAGAGCAGTCCTTTGCTTCCAAATCGGAGTATGATAAAGCCAAAGCCGAC
Coding sequences within it:
- a CDS encoding sensor histidine kinase — translated: MKRYEKESLLKNFSVFFFMLEILLILLFIELYHTEKREYRQTLFQTMQVCSYTLECEDFSFDFVSKDKGKANTLYGTDELYSYFSIPKSDKFYIKIAYPSASLKKDMQKIVSDLLLKFILATLLLLGTALFFTFYSLRPIRKALQLNDEFVKDILHDFNTPITSMVLNLKMFRAEHGENLFAKRISHSIDTLLFLQNNLKSFLFHTPSQKREIDIAAFAKERMDLTANAYPKIIFSFSQENTLVKITHPELLARIFDNLLSNAAKYNKSNGSVSVSVKRTKVFIEDTGKGIENVDKVMQRYYKEQERGMGLGLHIVKKLVSELEIEMQMRSQKGKGTTIELDFKNLPEKYE
- a CDS encoding TolC family protein, with the protein product MKRIFLLNVLAFSLFSISVRADTFALDELIRYGLKHSTAVKQSKAKMELAQAQRKESRSARFGNIDLVGSYTHYNLPRTLAPLTPASILTDPTAVPTTTNLFGTGVMYSVPLFTGFAQTRQVEMDAIAMELSKSRLSLTKEQLAYNIASLYLSILALQDMSYAQQKHVEVLKKLRNTIKHEVDLGKKAQIDLLKAEKDLYGNLSYLEVLKGNVAITKASLASLAGLDDLGEIEPVRISVTKPNYSLNRLLGEAASLDKVHIAELNIQKADTGVKKSKAGRYPQVSFNSYYGYNYGENDSSNKYPGEFNYEKNWQIGVNAKWTLFDFGKSDAATQKAKIAKMQATLEKQQVLLDLRKSLVEAYEKIKQAYANYRGNNRQYILAKKSEKIERVRYRNGVSTINDLLYAISQTQLAKAKLIESQYNYQKGKFYMDYLLERGVKPNDTYQR
- a CDS encoding thrombospondin type 3 repeat-containing protein encodes the protein MKIMKEAMMIKPFYVLLLLTGGLCAKEISDKDFDGVPDSLDECPNTPFLNQVDAKGCTTVELRLPDETDFDSLTVTLTNGYENNDDMPSRNKQYRTKIQINYYHNDWGYSLRTSYCTEEENMDLGDTTLKVRKRFRLSPELRLNLGAGVKLPTYSFTGNRTDYKLYSSLYYYPSEGLSLFGGLNYTFIRDEELMGELQNRSSLFVGTGYFFTQRLYANFSYAYEESKYRDEHAEHSLSGTLFYQVTDKWFATLYYKQDILDEDLHDELYFGIGYKFW
- a CDS encoding multiheme c-type cytochrome, with product MKQKNLWLLLLSAPVFMACGGGGSTDVQETSNSSSGFSYVLTAWNDLGMHCMDGNDFSVFSVLPPYNNLHAQIKDKNGDLVTSGIILTYEAEQGTDGKWNTSSTDKTNFWDHSKQLFGVVLAQDTGLTGVKTPSKTPQQLTFNTVHQWWEAEGIPITPYNDDGSKNYYPLVKVVAKDSQGNILAEATTVLPVSDEMDCKRCHQSNAPSNDAKPNAGWVNNADPEKDYKFNILRLHDEKHPSAVTDNTAALQAKGYTYDPQGLEATANGGTAILCAACHRSNALPNTGVNNIKAFTASIHGKHAAVIDPLNGLPLDDINNRNACYTCHPGAETKCLRGAMGDAKDTSGNNTMQCQSCHGNMSAVGSTNREGWLHEPNCQACHHDGKRELSAIDPATNTLRNVIDTKFATNIDTPAAGLSLYRFSKGHGSLQCEACHGATHAIYPAHNADNILSDQIQGHAGTIGECSACHNSVPKTVTGGPHGMHPVGQSWVEGHEGAAENNTAQCTVCHGQDYKGSVLSAAWTDRSFSTEWGQKNFAKGHKVSCYDCHNGPNGD
- a CDS encoding efflux RND transporter permease subunit encodes the protein MENNSTTWVEKVLRKPHVIIAFLALFVMAGIFGYNKIHRNLFPNSNYPEVAVVIVEPGSSAKTIASNIAVPVEEELYALDQIRRAYSTTIDEVTVIRAEFEYTKDIDTAVNDVTNALSKVRSKLPKDIREPQIIKITEATAPILVVAMSPKKGSSLSLEDIRDLAGTEIKHKLLKTKGVANVDIFGGYEKELQIIIDKNRLDTLHLSLGQVIATIQKNDSEYAVGFVSNEEHRYLLKAQGKREKIDALRNLPITPEVKLSDVAEVYFGHYENSAAYFGNGKEAIALSIQRSITADVIKTIDKVEAIITDFREKYPNIDFEVSDTQKETIEQSTMNMFESLRDAIVMSTIVVFLFLASFRQILVVLVTIPLVYASTIALMWLVGIDFNVVTLTAIILALGLLLDDTVVVMENIERHYRELGKKIHAAVFDGTKEIMFADFSGTVTTMIALSPMLFIGGYPQTVFAPLVGTLLLALIASYIISIIAVPLLSLHILAIQHPLLLKVENGFHKVIGGANDYIQSFFANIVRAITASKVLGFASLFVLIALFVTSVKFVMPTVGQELMPPMDTGGVNINITTDANLPIEKSEALMKKVNKIIKAQGELLRISGSIGSEAGVLSIGSGSGIDHLQIVATYVDRHHRKEDIWQIAKALREEIARLENVKYLEVTPYGATALASIRATVDAKLSASNIELLQDAGAKVKNALAHTKGVVSASTTWDADKVVYNLNIDEAEALHYGLKRSDIVTQLQLALRGAPVASFAKTNSMDYTVRVWLPKKQINHFETIMQMLIDTNKGKIPLSKIATLTSDREPSLITREGLQYTLEVYGDREKAAVSHIMASFEEQLAEVKLPKGVELEQIGDIKQFKASAERMVGAIITAVILIFLTLIVMFGNFKISLMILFSIPLTIIGASWTMLAVDYHVSMPAMMGFMLLSGVIVNNAILLIHFALEQINAGINKRDAMLEAIKIRTRPVLMTAFAVSVGMLPVAQGAAIGLERLAPLGAVAIGGLIVGTFMTLVFIPVMFIWTVKEQSVREDMAV
- a CDS encoding TolC family protein; amino-acid sequence: MRFFLGFLLLFGVQGIFAQSLTLKEAIAKTFANHPDIKTFMLRIQQAEQGYNAAYADYLPQIDLSAAYAPVQTFSLPVNGTFHTVDDRSWNVGVSLRQKVWDFKKTSSLVAASKIDEDISKLSLKEVKSLLAYKVKTLYALLVVQKEAVAVRRKDLETKKIFYEQSKALVRQGLKNHADASRFLSSVYIAEDALAGAKAAYEKAKTSLSLYMGVPLPKRLSLQSGVVKKGAGIGKSVEREVVANNYKLRMNDRTVEKNRMLQRASEAAHFGSIDLVVSHSRVDTLNAYNTEYIGVSYNLPLYHGGRLNAQEQQAKIGYQIAQEQRASEALALKEELRSLIIDIRRFEKTIKAKKAQLLSARETQKVIKARYKEGLATYIEVLDSTSVVLNAELGVLEAYYSQSLALDRIEYLKGKI
- a CDS encoding efflux RND transporter periplasmic adaptor subunit; its protein translation is MSKKRIIIIIFVILAAVLLIKGKGLLEKRRAAIEHEALPSTSMLNVTLVKAEQDSLQNRVTFLAQVLSDKSITLSTKLAGFVEKIFVEESQKVHKGDLLVSIDAFEVRSNIDTQKSVLKAQESDLALARGIYERNKKLYAIGGLSKEQLASSKVVLELKASAVEGTKQKIEQLQHQLSYLKIVAPFDGEIDAVLLHEGDLAAAGKPILKMSDMKKKLVFSYSPGKKEWIKKEQDVFLDGVRAGYVRTLYTTAQNGLTSVEVALNREITAPVESSVTIEVLTDEKKGCTLPDNTLLHKKEGIYVMLYEQGRFTPLKVNVEMQDKNRVLISPCPKEPVAQASEVKLAQLPGYGSVTISGVK